A genomic segment from Glycine max cultivar Williams 82 chromosome 1, Glycine_max_v4.0, whole genome shotgun sequence encodes:
- the LOC100797722 gene encoding uncharacterized protein, whose product MVDLQTVCCMCGDVGFPDKLFRCNKCRNRFQHSYCSNYYGELPDIELCDWCHSEEKNLRHIGSNSKKPVSAGNEAGATHRSEYSGEKMIKQHDHHREESGSEKGKSPTPSPRPGTRRYKLLKDVMC is encoded by the exons ATGGTGGATCTTCAAACCGTTTGCTGCATGTGCGGCGACGTTGGTTTCCCAGACAAGCTTTTTCGCTGCAACAAATGCCGCAATCGCTTCCAGCACTC gTATTGTAGCAACTACTACGGAGAATTACCGGATATAGAACTGTGCGATTGGTGCCATAGCGAGGAGAAGAACTTGAGACATATTGGCTCCAATTCGAAGAAACCGGTGTCGGCCGGAAACGAGGCCGGAGCCACCCACCGTTCGGAGTATTCCGGCGAGAAAATGATCAAGCAGCATGATCATCATCGTGAAGAGAGTGGTTCTGAGAAGGGTAAGAGTCCCACACCATCGCCACGACCCGGCACACGCAGGTACAAGCTTCTCAAGGATGTAATGTGTTAA